A window from Drosophila subobscura isolate 14011-0131.10 chromosome O, UCBerk_Dsub_1.0, whole genome shotgun sequence encodes these proteins:
- the LOC117896529 gene encoding homeobox protein bagpipe, whose product MLNMESASVGASMAGLSKTLTTPFSINDILTRHNPDKHRLSSMDSEPEADISGKSRSSKQNLDRERSASKSPPLCCRDLSIYKQEPSMAANPSQRQTNYLQYYAAAAALDNNNHHNGHHHHQATATGSSGGDYMQRKLAYFGSTLSAPLDMRRCTSNDSDCDSPPPLSSSPSASPLSHDGSALSRKKRSRAAFSHAQVFELERRFAQQRYLSGPERSEMAKTLRLTETQVKIWFQNRRYKTKRKQIQQHEAAMLGATKRVPVQVLVREDGSTTYAHMPPGAGHGLDPALINIYRHQLQLAYGGLPLPQMQMPFPYFYPHPKVPQPIPPPSQPTSFVNGSSASSSPVPVRPQRTPCPSPGQQMGLESGPESAPEDVDENVEID is encoded by the exons ATGTTGAACATGGAAAGTGCAAGTGTCGGTGCCTCTATGGCGGGTCTGAGCAAAACGCTGACAACGCCCTTCTCCATCAATGATATACTGACGCGCCACAATCCGGATAAGCATCGCTTGTCCAGCATGGACTCCGAACCAGAGGCGGACATCAGCGGCAAGAGTCGCAGCTCCAAGCAGAACCTGGATCGGGAACGATCTGCATCCAAGTCTCCGCCGCTTTGCTGCCGCGATCTGAGCATCTACAAGCAGGAGCCCAGCATGGCTGCCAATCccagccagagacagacaaactACTTGCAGTACtatgcggcggcagcggcgctcgacaacaacaatcacCACAATggacaccaccatcaccaggCAACCGCCACGGGCTCCAGCGGCGGGGATTACATGCAACGCAAATTGGCCTACTTTGGCAGCACCCTGTCCGCCCCGCTCGACATGCGGCGCTGCACCAGCAACGACTCCG ACTGCGACTCGCCGCCGCCACTGAGCAGCTCACCCTCCGCCTCGCCGCTCTCCCACGACGGCAGTGCCCTCAGCCGCAAGAAGCGGTCGCGTGCCGCCTTCAGCCATGCCCAGGTCTTCGAGCTGGAGCGTCGCTTCGCCCAGCAGCGCTACCTCTCCGGCCCGGAGCGCAGCGAAATGGCCAAGACTCTGCGACTGACCGAGACCCAGGTGAAGATCTGGTTCCAGAATCGCCGCTACAAGACCAAGCGCAAGCAGATCCAGCAGCACGAGGCCGCCATGCTGGGAGCCACAAAGCGAGTGCCCGTCCAGGTGCTGGTCCGGGAGGACGGCAGCACCACCTACGCGCATATGCCACCCGGTGCGGGACATGGCCTGGATCCGGCGCTGATCAACATCTATCGCCATCAACTGCAGCTGGCCTACGGcggactgccgctgccacagatgcagatgcccTTCCCCTACTTCTACCCGCATCCGAAGGTGCCACAGCCGATTCCACCTCCCAGCCAGCCCACAAGTTTCGTCAATGGCTCCTCGGCCTCGTCgtcgccagtgccagtgcgtCCTCAGCGCACGCCCTGTCCGAGTCCGGGCCAACAGATGGGCCTGGAGAGTGGACCAGAGTCCGCGCCGGAGGATGTGGACGAGAACGTGGAGATCGACtag
- the LOC117897820 gene encoding uncharacterized protein LOC117897820 translates to MILLLIVNSSLQVKYEFVLDNEHVLSECQDKPPGALSYDSLFDFSEMALTMSDDGVTLTGNATTVWDVKPTDRIQGTANILYFDRGTWQPTVLNIIAKNFCATMYDERQFWYKFWTRHIINADEVKENCLKVAGTKLIMEPFLIKFEFGFDAPLRQGRHKIVMGFRAFDEHNVERKYNICFEITGEFYKM, encoded by the exons ATGATCCTGCTGTTAATTGTGAACTCTTCGTTGCAAGTGAAATATGAATTCGTGCTAGATAATGAACATGTGCTCAGTGAGTGTCAGGATAAGCCTCCAGGAGCGCTCAGCTACGATTCCTTGTTCGATTTTTCGGAGATGGCCTTGACGATGAGCGATGACGGAGTGACCTTAACAGGAAATGCCACCACAGTTTGGGATGTAAAGCCAACGGACCGCATACAG GGCACTGCCAATATCCTTTATTTTGATCGTGGCACCTGGCAACCAACCGTACTCAACATAATCGCAAAGAACTTCTGCGCGACCATGTACGATGAGCGACAATTCTGGTACAAGTTCTGGACGAGGCACATCATAAATGCAGACGAAGTGAAGGAAAACTGCCTGAAAGTGGCTGGA ACTAAACTAATCATGGAACCGTTTCTTATAAAGTTTGAATTTGGCTTCGATGCACCACTGAGGCAAGGCCGCCACAAGATTGTAATGGGTTTCCGTGCATTCGACGAGCATAATGTGGAACGTAAATATAACATTTGTTTCGAAATCACGGGCGAGTTTTACAAGATGTAA
- the LOC117898109 gene encoding LOW QUALITY PROTEIN: probable cytochrome P450 313a4 (The sequence of the model RefSeq protein was modified relative to this genomic sequence to represent the inferred CDS: substituted 1 base at 1 genomic stop codon), whose protein sequence is MITWTLWCGLLFVLWIYFLWSRRRFYLLTLKIPGPIGYPFMGMAHKLIHREDILNEFGIYLRKHGPTIMSWLGPIPFVIASDPQVVQDILTSPHCVNKGIIYRAVDDGMGVGLFSLKDPRWSVHRKLLNPAFSHKVLISFLPIFNKETGQLLKQFDSLPGNGELNLIPLLQSFTMGITTQTTMGCDVKSEENFKSIVESYHCCLETITDMCISPWLHSKWIRQLLGREVNYHRSKTEIRGFLRKVXTMEILLMEYIIVYFCLSAHSKRLADESENSIVSKDKNIFLHVTTDLFRRGVFDLTNVEDESNQVVFGAFETTAKTVYYVLMLLAMFPQYQERVFEEIKSLFPDSGDFEVTYEDIQQMVYLDLVINESMRVISPIPLVSRQTSADLTLSNGIVIPKGVQIMIDIFHMHRSKKLWGPEAETFNPDNFLAHKARGEQHPYAFIPFTKGIRNCIGWRYALISVKVILAKLLRNYSYKTSFRFEDLYFVEDVTMKLKTVPKLQVQKRK, encoded by the exons ATGATAACGTGGACCCTCTGGTGTGGATTACTCTTCGTCCTTTGGATATACTTTCTGTGGAGTCGGCGACGATTCTATTTGCTCACACTCAAAATTCCCGGACCAATTGGATATCCATTTATGGGCATGGCACACAAATTGATCCACAGGGAAG ATATACTGAATGAATTTGGAATCTATCTGCGCAAGCATGGCCCCACAATAATGTCTTGGCTTGGACCTATTCCCTTTGTGATCGCCAGCGACCCGCAGGTGGTGCAGGATATCCTCACCTCTCCCCACTGCGTCAACAAAGGCATCATCTACAGGGCGGTGGACGATGGAATGGGCGTGGGACTCTTCAGTTTAAAGG ATCCCCGCTGGAGTGTGCATCGCAAGCTGCTGAATCCGGCCTTCAGCCACAAGGTTTTGATCAGCTTTCTGCCCATTTTCAACAAAGAGACGGGACAGCTACTCAAGCAGTTTGACTCACTGCCGGGCAACGGAGAGTTGAATTTAATTCCGCTACTGCAAAGCTTTACAATGGGCATAACAACTC AAACCACAATGGGATGCGATGTGAAGAGCGAGGAGAACTTTAAATCCATCGTGGAGAGCTATCACTG TTGTCTAGAAACCATCACAGATATGTGCATCTCGCCCTGGCTGCACAGCAAGTGGATCCGCCAGCTGTTGGGCAGGGAGGTAAACTATCATCGATCCAAGACGGAGATCCGCGGGTTCCTACGAAAGGTCTGAACCATGGAGATACTCCTCATGGAATATATAATAGTGTATTTTTGCCTCTCAGCTCATTCAAAAAGATTAGCTGACGAATCAGAGAACTCCATCGTGTCGAAGGATAAGAACATATTTCTCCATGTCACCACGGACCTTTTTAGGCGCGGTGTTTTCGATCTCACAAATGTAGAGGATGAGTCCAACCAAGTTGTGTTTGGCGCCTTTGAGACGACCGCTAAGACTGTGTATTATGTGCtcatgctgctggccatgttCCCCCAATACCAGGAGAGAGTTTTTGAAGAAATCAAAAGTCTATTTCCCGATAGCGGTGACTTCGAGGTCACCTACGAAGACATCCAGCAAATGGTGTACTTGGATTTGGTTATAAATGAATCCATGCGTGTAATATCGCCAATTCCCCTTGTGTCACGACAAACGTCAGCGGATCTAACGCTGTCGAATGGGATTGTGATACCCAAGGGAGTGCAGATCATGATTGACATATTCCACATGCACCGCAGCAAGAAGCTCTGGGGACCGGAAGCGGAAACCTTCAATCCCGACAACTTTTTGGCGCACAAAGCTCGAGGCGAGCAGCATCCCTATGCCTTTATACCTTTCACAAAGGGTATACGGAATTGCATAG GCTGGAGATATGCCTTGATTTCAGTGAAAGTCATTTTGGCGAAACTGCTGAGGAATTATAGTTATAAAACCAGTTTTAGGTTCGAAGATCTTTATTTCGTGGAAGATGTAACCATGAAGCTAAAGACGGTTCCAAAGTTGCAAGTCCAAaagagaaaatga
- the LOC117898110 gene encoding probable cytochrome P450 313a4 isoform X1 produces MLTWTLWCGLLLVLWIYFLWSRRRFYLLALKIPGPVGYPILGMAHKLMRREDILNEFGIYLAKHGPTIFSWLGPIPFMIVSDPQVVQDILTSPHCVNKGIIYKAVDDGAGIGLFSLKDPRWSVHRKLLNPAFGHKVLLSFLPIFNKETAQLLDQLEALPGGGEHDLIPLLQSLTLGIATQTTMGCDVKSEENFKSNSLMERYQCCLETMTDMCFSPWLNSRWARQLAGKEDNYHRAKTEIRAFIRKLIQKRLAEDTEDSIKSKDKNIFLNLATDLLRRGVFTLTNVEDESNVIVFGAFETTANTVYYILMLLAMFPQYQERAFEEIKSLFPDGGDFEVTYEDTQQMKYLDLVINESMRVIPPVPVVSRQTAQDLTLTNGIVIPKGVQIAINMFHMHRSKQIWGPEAEIFNPDNFLPHNSRDKHPYAFIPFTKGIRNCIGWRYALISIKVTLAKLLRNYSFKTSFKFEDLYYVEDITMKLKAVPKLEIEKRI; encoded by the exons ATGTTAACGTGGACACTGTGGTGCGGTTTGCTGCTCGTCCTTTGGATATACTTTCTGTGGAGTCGGCGGCGATTTTACTTACTCGCTCTCAAAATTCCCGGTCCTGTTGGATACCCAATTCTGGGCATGGCACACAAGCTGATGCGCAGGGAAG ATATACTGAATGAATTTGGAATTTATCTGGCCAAGCATGGCCCCACAATATTCTCGTGGCTGGGCCCCATTCCGTTCATGATCGTCAGCGATCCGCAAGTGGTGCAGGACATCCTCACCTCGCCCCACTGCGTGAACAAGGGCATCATCTACAAGGCCGTGGACGATGGAGCTGGCATTGGACTCTTCAGTTTAAAGG ATCCTCGCTGGAGTGTTCATCGCAAGCTCCTCAATCCAGCATTCGGCCACAAAGTGTTGCTCAGCTTTCTGCCCATTTTCAACAAGGAGACGGCACAGCTACTCGACCAGCTGGAAGCATTGCCCGGTGGCGGTGAGCATGATTTGATTCCGCTGCTGCAGAGCCTGACCTTGGGCATTGCAACTC AAACCACAATGGGCTGCGATGTGAAGAGTGAGGAGAACTTCAAGAGCAACTCCCTGATGGAGCGCTATCAATG TTGTCTAGAAACCATGACAGATATGTGCTTCTCGCCCTGGCTGAACAGCCGTTGGGCCCGCCAACTGGCGGGCAAGGAGGACAACTATCATCGAGCCAAAACGGAGATTCGAGCGTTCATAAGGAAG CTTATTCAAAAAAGATTGGCAGAGGACACGGAGGACTCCATCAAGTCGAAGGATAAGAATATTTTCCTCAACCTGGCAACGGACTTACTGAGGCGCGGAGTCTTTACCTTGACAAATGTCGAGGACGAGTCCAATGTGATTGTGTTTGGTGCGTTTGAGACGACCGCCAATACCGTGTATTATATCCTTatgctgctggccatgttCCCTCAGTACCAGGAGCGGGCGTTTGAAGAAATCAAAAGTTTGTTCCCCGATGGCGGTGATTTCGAGGTCACCTACGAAGACACCCAGCAAATGAAGTACCTGGATTTGGTTATAAATGAGTCCATGCGAGTTATACCGCCCGTTCCAGTTGTGTCGCGACAAACGGCACAGGACTTGACACTGACAAATGGAATTGTGATTCCGAAGGGAGTGCAGATCGCCATCAACATGTTCCACATGCACCGCAGCAAGCAAATCTGGGGACCAGAAGCGGAAATCTTCAATCCCGACAATTTCTTGCCGCACAATAGTCGGGACAAGCACCCATACGCGTTTATACCCTTCACAAAGGGTATACGGAATTGCATAg GCTGGAGATATGCTTTGATATCAATCAAAGTCACATTGGCCAAACTGCTGAGGAACTATAGTTTTAAGACCAGTTTTAAATTTGAAGATCTTTATTATGTTGAAGATATAACCATGAAACTTAAAGCGGTTCCAAAgttggaaattgaaaagagAATATAG
- the LOC117898110 gene encoding probable cytochrome P450 313a4 isoform X2, translating into MCFSPWLNSRWARQLAGKEDNYHRAKTEIRAFIRKLIQKRLAEDTEDSIKSKDKNIFLNLATDLLRRGVFTLTNVEDESNVIVFGAFETTANTVYYILMLLAMFPQYQERAFEEIKSLFPDGGDFEVTYEDTQQMKYLDLVINESMRVIPPVPVVSRQTAQDLTLTNGIVIPKGVQIAINMFHMHRSKQIWGPEAEIFNPDNFLPHNSRDKHPYAFIPFTKGIRNCIGWRYALISIKVTLAKLLRNYSFKTSFKFEDLYYVEDITMKLKAVPKLEIEKRI; encoded by the exons ATGTGCTTCTCGCCCTGGCTGAACAGCCGTTGGGCCCGCCAACTGGCGGGCAAGGAGGACAACTATCATCGAGCCAAAACGGAGATTCGAGCGTTCATAAGGAAG CTTATTCAAAAAAGATTGGCAGAGGACACGGAGGACTCCATCAAGTCGAAGGATAAGAATATTTTCCTCAACCTGGCAACGGACTTACTGAGGCGCGGAGTCTTTACCTTGACAAATGTCGAGGACGAGTCCAATGTGATTGTGTTTGGTGCGTTTGAGACGACCGCCAATACCGTGTATTATATCCTTatgctgctggccatgttCCCTCAGTACCAGGAGCGGGCGTTTGAAGAAATCAAAAGTTTGTTCCCCGATGGCGGTGATTTCGAGGTCACCTACGAAGACACCCAGCAAATGAAGTACCTGGATTTGGTTATAAATGAGTCCATGCGAGTTATACCGCCCGTTCCAGTTGTGTCGCGACAAACGGCACAGGACTTGACACTGACAAATGGAATTGTGATTCCGAAGGGAGTGCAGATCGCCATCAACATGTTCCACATGCACCGCAGCAAGCAAATCTGGGGACCAGAAGCGGAAATCTTCAATCCCGACAATTTCTTGCCGCACAATAGTCGGGACAAGCACCCATACGCGTTTATACCCTTCACAAAGGGTATACGGAATTGCATAg GCTGGAGATATGCTTTGATATCAATCAAAGTCACATTGGCCAAACTGCTGAGGAACTATAGTTTTAAGACCAGTTTTAAATTTGAAGATCTTTATTATGTTGAAGATATAACCATGAAACTTAAAGCGGTTCCAAAgttggaaattgaaaagagAATATAG
- the LOC117896994 gene encoding LIM and senescent cell antigen-like-containing domain protein 1 isoform X2, which translates to MPPVQVQAVNMSLGAMHCTRCADGFEPTEKIVNSNGELWHTQCFVCAQCFRPFQDGIFYEFEGRKYCERDFHVLFAPCCNKCGEFVIGRVIKAMSASWHPQCFRCQLCAKELADSGFIKNQNRALCHECNAKVKAEITGRYVCQKCHGLIDEEPLRFRGEVYHGYHFSCTACGTELDSTAREVKSRPGLAANDMNELYCLRCHDKMGIPICGACRRPIEERVVTALGKHWHVEHFVCAKCEKPFLGHRHYEKRGLAYCETHYHQLFGNLCFVCNQVIGGDVFTALNKAWCVHHFACSVCDTKMTQKSKFYEYDEKPVCKKCYERFPNELRRRLRTAHEMTMKKNV; encoded by the exons ATGCCACCCGTGCA AGTCCAGGCCGTGAACATGTCGCTGGGTGCAATGCATTGCACGCGTTGCGCCGATGGCTTCGAGCCCACCGAGAAGATTGTCAACTCCAATGGCGAGCTCTGGCATACGCAGTGTTTTGT CTGCGCACAGTGCTTCCGACCATTCCAGGATGGGATTTTCTACGAGTTCGAGGGCCGCAAGTATTGCGAACGTGACTTCCATGTGCTTTTCGCCCCCTGCTGTAACAAGTGCGGGGAATTCGTCATCGGACGAGTCATCAAGGCGATGTCCGCCAGCTGGCATCCGCAATGCTTCCGCTGCCAGCTGTGTGCCAAGGAGCTGGCCGACAGTGGCTTCATCAAGAATCAGAATCGCGCCCTGTGCCACGAGTGCAATGCCAAGGTGAAGGCAGAGATCACCGGCCGCTATGTATGCCAAAAATGCCA CGGCCTTATCGACGAGGAGCCACTGCGCTTCCGGGGCGAGGTCTACCATGGCTATCACTTCAGTTGCACGGCCTGCGGCACTGAACTGGATTCCACGGCGAGAGAGGTGAAGAGTCGCCCAGGACTGGCGGCCAACGATATG AATGAATTGTATTGTCTACGTTGCCATGATAAGATGGGTATTCCCATTTGTGGAGCCTGCCGTCGGCCAATTGAGGAGCGTGTGGTCACTGCCTTGGGCAAGCACTGGCATGTGGAGCATTTTGTGTGCGCCAAGTGTGAGAAGCCCTTCCTGGGGCATCGGCACTACGAGAAGCGTGGCCTGGCCTACTGCGAGACGCATTACCATCAGCTCTTTGGCAATCTTTGCTTTGTCTGCAATCAGGTCATTGGCGGTGATG TTTTCACGGCTCTGAACAAAGCCTGGTGTGTGCATCATTTTGCGTGTTCTGTGTGCGATACGAAAATGACTCAGAAGTCCAAGTTTTATGAATACGACGAGAAGCCCGTGTGCAAAAAATGCTACGAACGCTTCCCGAACGAGCTGAGGCGCCGCCTCCGCACTGCCCACGAGATGACAATGAAAAAGAATGTCTAA
- the LOC117896994 gene encoding LIM and senescent cell antigen-like-containing domain protein 1 isoform X1, producing MMYSKAKVVQAVNMSLGAMHCTRCADGFEPTEKIVNSNGELWHTQCFVCAQCFRPFQDGIFYEFEGRKYCERDFHVLFAPCCNKCGEFVIGRVIKAMSASWHPQCFRCQLCAKELADSGFIKNQNRALCHECNAKVKAEITGRYVCQKCHGLIDEEPLRFRGEVYHGYHFSCTACGTELDSTAREVKSRPGLAANDMNELYCLRCHDKMGIPICGACRRPIEERVVTALGKHWHVEHFVCAKCEKPFLGHRHYEKRGLAYCETHYHQLFGNLCFVCNQVIGGDVFTALNKAWCVHHFACSVCDTKMTQKSKFYEYDEKPVCKKCYERFPNELRRRLRTAHEMTMKKNV from the exons ATGATGTACTCCAAAGCTAAAGT AGTCCAGGCCGTGAACATGTCGCTGGGTGCAATGCATTGCACGCGTTGCGCCGATGGCTTCGAGCCCACCGAGAAGATTGTCAACTCCAATGGCGAGCTCTGGCATACGCAGTGTTTTGT CTGCGCACAGTGCTTCCGACCATTCCAGGATGGGATTTTCTACGAGTTCGAGGGCCGCAAGTATTGCGAACGTGACTTCCATGTGCTTTTCGCCCCCTGCTGTAACAAGTGCGGGGAATTCGTCATCGGACGAGTCATCAAGGCGATGTCCGCCAGCTGGCATCCGCAATGCTTCCGCTGCCAGCTGTGTGCCAAGGAGCTGGCCGACAGTGGCTTCATCAAGAATCAGAATCGCGCCCTGTGCCACGAGTGCAATGCCAAGGTGAAGGCAGAGATCACCGGCCGCTATGTATGCCAAAAATGCCA CGGCCTTATCGACGAGGAGCCACTGCGCTTCCGGGGCGAGGTCTACCATGGCTATCACTTCAGTTGCACGGCCTGCGGCACTGAACTGGATTCCACGGCGAGAGAGGTGAAGAGTCGCCCAGGACTGGCGGCCAACGATATG AATGAATTGTATTGTCTACGTTGCCATGATAAGATGGGTATTCCCATTTGTGGAGCCTGCCGTCGGCCAATTGAGGAGCGTGTGGTCACTGCCTTGGGCAAGCACTGGCATGTGGAGCATTTTGTGTGCGCCAAGTGTGAGAAGCCCTTCCTGGGGCATCGGCACTACGAGAAGCGTGGCCTGGCCTACTGCGAGACGCATTACCATCAGCTCTTTGGCAATCTTTGCTTTGTCTGCAATCAGGTCATTGGCGGTGATG TTTTCACGGCTCTGAACAAAGCCTGGTGTGTGCATCATTTTGCGTGTTCTGTGTGCGATACGAAAATGACTCAGAAGTCCAAGTTTTATGAATACGACGAGAAGCCCGTGTGCAAAAAATGCTACGAACGCTTCCCGAACGAGCTGAGGCGCCGCCTCCGCACTGCCCACGAGATGACAATGAAAAAGAATGTCTAA
- the LOC117896994 gene encoding LIM and senescent cell antigen-like-containing domain protein 1 isoform X3 → MSLGAMHCTRCADGFEPTEKIVNSNGELWHTQCFVCAQCFRPFQDGIFYEFEGRKYCERDFHVLFAPCCNKCGEFVIGRVIKAMSASWHPQCFRCQLCAKELADSGFIKNQNRALCHECNAKVKAEITGRYVCQKCHGLIDEEPLRFRGEVYHGYHFSCTACGTELDSTAREVKSRPGLAANDMNELYCLRCHDKMGIPICGACRRPIEERVVTALGKHWHVEHFVCAKCEKPFLGHRHYEKRGLAYCETHYHQLFGNLCFVCNQVIGGDVFTALNKAWCVHHFACSVCDTKMTQKSKFYEYDEKPVCKKCYERFPNELRRRLRTAHEMTMKKNV, encoded by the exons ATGTCGCTGGGTGCAATGCATTGCACGCGTTGCGCCGATGGCTTCGAGCCCACCGAGAAGATTGTCAACTCCAATGGCGAGCTCTGGCATACGCAGTGTTTTGT CTGCGCACAGTGCTTCCGACCATTCCAGGATGGGATTTTCTACGAGTTCGAGGGCCGCAAGTATTGCGAACGTGACTTCCATGTGCTTTTCGCCCCCTGCTGTAACAAGTGCGGGGAATTCGTCATCGGACGAGTCATCAAGGCGATGTCCGCCAGCTGGCATCCGCAATGCTTCCGCTGCCAGCTGTGTGCCAAGGAGCTGGCCGACAGTGGCTTCATCAAGAATCAGAATCGCGCCCTGTGCCACGAGTGCAATGCCAAGGTGAAGGCAGAGATCACCGGCCGCTATGTATGCCAAAAATGCCA CGGCCTTATCGACGAGGAGCCACTGCGCTTCCGGGGCGAGGTCTACCATGGCTATCACTTCAGTTGCACGGCCTGCGGCACTGAACTGGATTCCACGGCGAGAGAGGTGAAGAGTCGCCCAGGACTGGCGGCCAACGATATG AATGAATTGTATTGTCTACGTTGCCATGATAAGATGGGTATTCCCATTTGTGGAGCCTGCCGTCGGCCAATTGAGGAGCGTGTGGTCACTGCCTTGGGCAAGCACTGGCATGTGGAGCATTTTGTGTGCGCCAAGTGTGAGAAGCCCTTCCTGGGGCATCGGCACTACGAGAAGCGTGGCCTGGCCTACTGCGAGACGCATTACCATCAGCTCTTTGGCAATCTTTGCTTTGTCTGCAATCAGGTCATTGGCGGTGATG TTTTCACGGCTCTGAACAAAGCCTGGTGTGTGCATCATTTTGCGTGTTCTGTGTGCGATACGAAAATGACTCAGAAGTCCAAGTTTTATGAATACGACGAGAAGCCCGTGTGCAAAAAATGCTACGAACGCTTCCCGAACGAGCTGAGGCGCCGCCTCCGCACTGCCCACGAGATGACAATGAAAAAGAATGTCTAA